A DNA window from Oncorhynchus tshawytscha isolate Ot180627B linkage group LG13, Otsh_v2.0, whole genome shotgun sequence contains the following coding sequences:
- the c2cd3 gene encoding C2 domain-containing protein 3 isoform X2, whose amino-acid sequence MKTKKLKSTKCGSIRRKVPSDVSPTTSLPPLVEGQLRCFLRVTVSRVLWTVPKPSPTTFIRLRWWGESSNGTHFRPRDGSQTTQKTVKSTARFPIRCGPKQFTSYLTDMGSLVLEVLTKPEHLPIARAQVAGISCLSLSHSISGFFTLVSPTSEKLGELQVSLALEALTETYDSSCSFPTTDMSIETAVSAFRSTVKPASQPNILVVPSLSRPLSVNSGKESGSNTPRGKDHLYFQNAQTEKKTDLALENQKPTSSRSQHGQGAANPTVQESTHGQTTNDILSVILERGSKLRNAMVVSALKSDMDSEMALKDTPLPLPKDDIGAPPMLSIPPHGRLLQNILHADSSLLQSPHSPPDYLSPDCTAADTENRAVDLLLGSLNGSALPIWDGEGSPPDSFLSVYGDSELNDPQYDQSLLENLFYKAPMSNSSPSDDDKDGPSPKKSLKKRGDDKELRHSGPKKSGGLDSENVQTPGTGDMLPGLCMDQLTVLGEVRLARVVIHSLTVPADSTTTIPKKTSGKGKPPRPLSSKKCSYFVEYLFPVASSRHCPSQALAAEVTRVFSSKVTGGVVNFQKRNVFPVHFSGSTIEQWWGTELTFNIYFRNSSQKKPVAIGKAVFPLRCLLQREQLSQTIILPVQSLQGTGESQDIGPLKVSLELAADNKDFSSANGQRSAGASYRAPSHALTSPQREASPSRVDMTTIRPQHHNTRGEDIPLSTVNNRYSRMGKITVAPQGPSPLTSLQTSHDRPQAHQVVEEDSGVLLHALLMVPNGKDFSCGPMQPPNVYLNCKLFGQDETSRSVISWGQANPSFNFVQVAPVALTSRLLERMRNNVMVIEVWQRAGSLGQDRLLGLVKLPLHQFYMSFRDPKISHLLLQAQYPVLGVDSYMPVIDVFSGIIKGNLRVLLAMGLSVQIVSLQHMRDEELVSVSHLPRPGHLLDHQPHKVKPSPEETMREHLFVVRVERVKGLTPLQSTVWGEADCYVQYTFPTQEEPPAQSLDPNLLNCSVNLRQFRTTTTLCVPDPVFGHSESHVLLAPVEVPVQRLLLSSFSSQGLANGGGIPFEVWCRYYYPNVRDQLVAKGMLPLSKLCAMVTMQRQQPTEAQVFSLPLMPRTDSPAGHQPQPSGLLDVFVHYKQRQLISDVRSGGAASRVVTMVVQVHRAAGLQAAARALSEQDETFQYYADVGVNVYVTAHLSFLPESERRSTRVAARTFCPEFDHHTEFPCELQVQRSSGETCSLAELLQQATAVFTVWNRDSRMGMVSPRSKNTLLGTVRIQLADLIHKRTGISGWFGVSLPKDLTSSPRHHIFVGGLDISINFAHHADRERVITAAQGLGWEVGREEEEEELPNEGDMWAETPRTVSLTMSMPRAWLPVHCLLLPGHSELQRSTYCYFRYKLYDGEAFCSQLRHPGLSVEEGGGGEEGLATVAFRGSRTVELRSSQPLLWYLREEKLEIQVWVAFGKDRRPRPHDMDRLVGSAFVDLSSLAKMARHKLNLSGVYPLFRRSAPDLSGAALRVHITLTPGSLPEAHTPGGRDSQDQENCDSQGDEKEGGQGVPSSTAAVSRQSGTPSRHQTKSSVSVEPSPPFEVSMEDTFTVTITVDRAMHLSLKGCPLAERSGVLPSCWVSYVTTDSAEPVTTALIADSHCPVWDHQQECRLSKQLLLDPQQSLVFKVWHKGDVERVIGFASVDLSPLLSGFQSVCGWYNITDFNGQCQGQLKVSVSPLKGVQELRSQRQAVCDGNKDSSALFQTLPLYYHTTATYSSFPSHVSRYTEQRINSTPHLSDRLLPERSSESDRHDEHMDRVRLYHQSLQEGGGGHPTSAAAVDAHPSSSVLFSALRKNLSELDDIQRYFSHKLSTPTFPSQSEQGQRSRLDEHQVSDTDSSQLLLKSTRLVGEVNNLISVIGSRELEGQAAKERIGFGGDQRDIPAGARATGLQGHHRMETIPSSPKNSSTTPPVPDDPHLPEGYETFPQSAPCFHKASGSPQEDLSPVPSPVPCMYQEHSDSQADEEEEDKAPASEDDEGGGPREEEEDGDYEETVVEPRPLNEFASLTDRTSPWTSLLSDPDLASLESLETPEERQALDYSYHPSLTQQEGERSDLQTDTLQAWRSSEAIGSRLEEREQHVNSEFSHGPDTDEEEDTVSDGERTLQTSDNEAALHQESITAALHEQSLLCSGETASRVPGDREALSEVETSGLLYDTAAFSEEDTEHVVTSDTYQPETFLHKEDNRKSKHSDPVEIPNFFLSSHHMEASMRALRIAPVFPLASSDPKKSSLRHGILCRRVPRPRPNIPPSSMKKEETKRIAKIFASHFKD is encoded by the exons ATGAAGACAAAAAAATTGAAGTCTACCAAATGTGGAAGCATCAGGAGGAAAG TCCCCAGTGATGTGTCCCCAACCACAAGCCTCCCTCCACTGGTTGAGGGTCAGCTGCGATGCTTTCTACGAGTGACAGTAAGCAGAGTTTTATGGACAGTCCCCAAGCCTTCCCCAACAACTTTTATCAGATTGCGCTGGTGGGGAGAGTCTTCCAATGGGACCCACTTCAGACCACGGGATGGGTCACAAACGACACAGAAGACTGTGAAGTCCACCGCTCGCTTTCCCATCCGATGTGGACCGAAGCAGTTCACATCCTACTTAACAG ATATGGGCTCTCTGGTGCTGGAGGTGCTGACAAAGCCAGAACACCTGCCAATTGCTCGTGCTCAGGTTGCTGGgatttcttgtctctctctgtcacactccaTCAGTGGGTTCTTCACCCTGGTGTCTCCAACATCTGAGAAGCTTGGAGAATTACAG GTGTCGCTTGCTCTTGAGGCCCTGACTGAAACGTATGACAGCAGCTGCTCATTTCCCACCACAGACATGAGTATCGAAACGGCTGTGTCTGCATTCAGGTCCACAGTGAAGCCAGCATCTCAACCAAACATTCTGGTGGTGCCCTCCTTGTCCAGACCACTCTCTGTCAACAGTGGGAAAGAGTCAGGGAGCAATACGCCAAG AGGGAAAGACCATTTGTACTTCCAAAATGCCCAGACGGAAAAAAAGACTGACTTGGCACTTGAGAACCAAAAGCCAACATCAAGTAGATCTCAACATGGACAGGGAGCGGCAAATCCCACAGTGCAGGAATCAACTCATGGACAGACCACCAACGACATACTTTCAG TTATTCTAGAGCGTGGAAGCAAGCTTAGAAATGCCATGGTGGTATCAGCTTTAAAGTCTGACATGGACTCTGAAATGGCTCTGAAAGacactcctctacctcttccaAAGGACGACATAGGAGCACCACCAAT GCTGTCCATTCCTCCCCATGGGAGGCTACTGCAGAACATTCTGCATGCTGACTCCAGTCTCCTGCAGTCTCCCCACAGTCCCCCAGACTACCTCAGCCCAGACTGTACTGCTGCTGACACTGAGAACAGGGCAGTGGATCTGCTGCTGGGCAG TTTGAACGGATCTGCTCTCCCTATCTGGGATGGAGAGGGCTCTCCTCCTGATTCTTTCCTCAGTGTGTATGGAGACAGTGAACTCAATGACCCACAGTATGACCAGAGCCTGCTAGAGAACCTCTTCTACAAAGCTCCT ATGTCTAACAGCAGTCCAAGTGATGACGACAAGGATGGTCCTTCTCCAAAGAAGAGTCTCAAGAAGAGGGGTGATGATAAAGAGCTGAGGCACTCTGGTCCAAAGAAAAGTGGAGG CCTGGACTCAGAAAATGTGCAGACTCCAGGGACTGGGGATATGCTTCCTGGGCTGTGTATGGACCAGCTCACTGTCCTAGGTGAGGTCCGGTTGGCCAGAGTAGTGATTCACTCCCTGACTGTGCCTGCCGACAGCACCACCACCATACCTAAGAAGACGTCTGGCAAAGGGAAACCTCCTCGACCCCTCTCCTCTAAGAAATG CTCCTATTTTGTGGAGTACCTGTTCCCCGTAGCTTCCAGCAGGCATTGTCCTAGTCAGGCCCTGGCAGCAGAGGTGACACGAGTCTTCTCTAGTAAAGTTACAGGAGGTG TGGTGAACTTTCAGAAGCGCAATGTGTTTCCAGTCCACTTCAGTGGGTCAACTATTGAGCAGTGGTGGGGAACAGAACTCACATTTAACATCTACTTCAGAAACAGCTCCCAGaagaaa CCTGTAGCCATTGGCAAGGCTGTGTTCCCCCTCCGCTGTCTACTGCAGAGGGAGCAGCTGAGTCAGACTATCATTCTGCCTGTCCAGAGTCTGCAGGGGACTGGTGAGAGCCAGGACATCGGCCCCCTCAAg GTGTCACTTGAACTGGCTGCAGACAACAAAGATTTCTCATCAGCCAATGGTCAAAGGTCAGCTGGAGCTAGTTACAGAGCCCCCTCCCATGCCCTGACCAGTCCCCAGAGAGAAGCTAGCCCCTCAAGGGTGGACATGACAACCATTAGGCCTCAGCATCACAACACTAGAGGGGAGGATATCCCTCTATCTACTGTTAATAATAGATATTCCAGGATGGGAAAAATAACTGTGGCCCCTCAAG GTCCCTCACCTCTCACCAGCCTCCAGACATCTCATGACAGACCTCAGGCCCAtcaggtggtggaggaggacagtggggTTCTGCTGCATGCTTTGCTCATGGTGCCTAATGGAAAGGACTTTAGCTGTGGACCCATGCAGCCTCCTAATGTCTACTTGAACTGTAAGCTCTTTGGCCAGGATGAGACGTCCAGATCAGTGATCAGCTGGGGCCAGGCAAACCCCTCGTTCAACTTTGTACAG GTGGCTCCTGTGGCCTTGACCTCGAGGCTGCTAGAGAGGATGAGGAACAATGTGATGGTGATTGAGGTTTGGCAGAGAGCAGGAAGCTTAGGGCAGGATCGGCTCCTAGGGCTGGTCAAACTACCCCTCCACCAGTTCTACATGTCCTTCAG AGATCCCAAGATTTCCCACCTTCTGCTTCAGGCTCAGTACCCAGTGTTAGGGGTGGACAGCTACATGCCAGTCATTGATGTGTTTTCAGGCATTATTAAGGGAAACCTCCGGGTGCTTCTAGCCATGGGTCTATCTGTCCAAATAGTATCTCTGCAGCATATGAGGGATGAAGAActtgtctctgtgtctcatctCCCAAGACCAGGCCATTTGCTGGATCACCAACCACACAAG GTGAAGCCGTCTCCCGAGGAGACTATGAGAGAGCACTTGTTTGTggtgagagtggagagagtgaaggggctgacaccactacagtctacagtctggGGGGAGGCTGACTGTTATGTCCAGTACACCTTCCCTACTCAGGAGGAGCCTCCTGCTCAAAGTCTGGACCCAAATCTGTTAAACTGCA gtGTGAATCTGAGGCAGTTCCGTACCACCACTACCCTGTGTGTTCCTGACCCAGTGTTTGGCCACAGTGAGAGTCACGTGCTGCTGGCTCCTGTAGAAGTCCCAGTCCAGAGACTGCTACTCAGCTCTTTCTCCAGCCAGGGCCTGGCCAATGGAGGAGGCATCCCGTTTGAAGTGTGGTGCAG GTACTATTACCCAAATGTCCGGGACCAGTTGGTGGCTAAAGGGATGCTGCCCCTGTCCAAGCTGTGCGCCATGGTGACCATGCAGAGACAACAGCCCACTGAAGCCCAGGTCTTCTCCCTTCCGCTGATGCCCAGGACTGACAGCCCTGCTGGACACCAACCTCAGCCCTCAG GATTGCTTGATGTGTTTGTTCATTACAAACAACGTCAGTTGATATCTGATGTAAGGagtgggggggctgcctctcgggtgGTGACCATGGTGGTTCAGGTGCACAGGGCAGCAGGACTACAGGCAGCAGCAAG GGCTTTGTCAGAGCAAGATGAAACGTTTCAGTACTATGCTGATGTTGGGGTGAATGTGTACGTTACtgcccatctctccttcctgcctGAGAGTGAGAGGCGCAGTACCCGTGTGGCCGCCAGGACCTTCTGCCCAGAGTTTGACCACCACACCGAGTTCCCCTGTGAGCTGCAG GTCCAGAGGAGCTCTGGGGAGACCTGCAGCCTGGCTGAGCTCCTGCAGCAGGCCACAGCTGTCTTCACTGTCTGGAATAGAGACAGTCGCATGG GGATGGTCAGCCCGAGATCAAAGAATACTCTGTTGGGTACAGTGAGAATTCAGCTGGCTGATCTCATCCATAAAAGAACAG GGATCAGTGGGTGGTTTGGTGTGTCTCTGCCGAAGGACCTGACCTCATCTCCCAGACATCACATATTCGTGGGCGGCCTGGACATCTCCATCAACTTTGCACACCATGCAGATAGAGAGAGGGTCATCACTGCCGCCCAGGGCCTGGgctgggaggtggggagggaggaggaggaagaggagctaCCCAATGAGGGAGATATGTGGGCTGAGACTCCAAGGACGGTGTCCCTGACCATGTCCATGCCCAGAGCTTGGCTGCCTGTCCACTGTCTCCTCCTGCCTGGACACAGCGAGCTGCAGCGCTCCACCTACTGCTACTTTAGATATAAACTCTACGACGGAGAGGCCTTCTGCTCCCAGCTCAGACACCCTGGCCtgtctgtggaggagggaggtggaggggaagagggCCTGGCCACGGTGGCCTTCAGAGGAAGCAGGACTGTGGAGCTGAGGAGCAGCCAGCCCCTGCTGTGGTACCTCCGGGAGGAGAAGCTTGAGATTCAGGTGTGGGTGGCCTTTGGGAAGGACAGGAGACCTAGGCCTCATGACATGGACCGGCTGGTGGGCTCAGCCTTCGTGGACCTCTCCTCCCTGGCCAAGATGGCAAGGCACAAGCTGAATCTCAGTG gtgtgtacCCCCTGTTCAGGCGCTCCGCCCCAGATCTGAGTGGAGCTGCCCTGAGGGTCCACATCACCCTGACCCCTGGATCCCTCCCAGAGGCGCACACACCTGGAGGACGGGATAGCCAGGACCAGGAGAACTGTGACAGCCAGGGagatgagaaggagggagggcagggagtcCCCTCATCCACAGCAGCTGTGTCCAGACAGTCTGGAACACCCAGCAGACACCAGACCAAGTCCTCAGTGAGTGTAGAGCCTTCACCGCCCTTCGAGGTCAGCATGGAGGACACGTTCACTGTCACCATCACTGTGGACAGGGCCATGCACCTCAGTCTTAAAG GCTGTCCTCTAGCTGAGCGTAGTGGAGTGCTGCCTAGTTGTTGGGTGTCCTACGTCACGACTGACTCTGCTGAACCAGTCACCACAGCTCTCATAGCAGACAGTCACTGCCCCGTCTGGGACCACCAGCAGGAGTGCAG GCTGTCAAAGCAACTTCTTCTGGATCCACAACAGTCCCTGGTGTTCAAAGTCTGGCACAAAGGAG ATGTGGAGCGTGTGATTGGGTTTGCCTCAGTGGACCTGTCCCCTCTCCTGTCAGgcttccagtcagtgtgtggctGGTACAACATCACTGACTTCAATGGCCAGTGCCAGGGCCAGCTCAAAGTGTCTGTCTCCCCACTTAAGGGAGTCCAGGAGCTGCGGAGTCAGAGACAGGCTGTGTGTGACGGCAACAAAGACTCCTCA GCTTTGTTCCAGACCCTGCCCCTCTATTACCACACGACAGCCACATACAGCAGCTTCCCCTCCCACGTCAGCCGCTACACAGAGCAGAGGATCAACTCCACACCCCACCTTTCTGACAGGCTGCTGCCAGAAAG GTCCAGTGAAAGTGACCGGCATGATGAGCACATGGACAGGGTGCGACTGTACCACCAGAGTCttcaggaggggggagggggccaCCCCACCAGTGCTGCTGCGGTGGACGCCCATCCCtccagctctgttctgttctcagcaCTCCG GAAGAACCTAAGTGAGTTGGATGACATCCAGAGGTACTTCAGCCATAAGCTGTCCACCCCTACCTTCCCCTCTCAAAGTGAGCAGGGCCAGCGCTCCAGACTGGACGAGCACCAGGTCTCAGACACAGACTCCTCCCAGCTCCTTCTCAAGTCCACCCGCCTGGTTGGGGAGGTTAACAACCTCATCAGTG tcattggcagcagagaactggaaggacaggcggccaaagaaagaattggttttgggggtgaccagagagatatacctgctggagcgcgtgctacag GTCTACAGGGACATCATCGCATGGAGACAATACCTTCTAGCCCCAAGAACAGCTCAACAACTCCCCCTGTTCCAGATGACCCCCACCTGCCCGAAGGCTATGAAACATTCCCCCAGAGTGCTCCATGTTTCCATAAAGCATCAGGCTCCCCCCAGGAGGATTTGTCTCCTGTCCCTTCACCTGTACCATGTATGTATCAGGAACACAGTGATTCTCAggctgatgaagaggaggaggacaaggcCCCTGCATCTGAAGATGATGAAGGAGGAGGtcccagagaggaggaagaggatggagattATGAGGAGACCGTGGTAGAGCCCAGGCCTCTGAATGAGTTTGCATCTctaacagacagaaccagccccTGGACCAGCCTGCTGTCAGACCCAGACCTAGCCTCTCTGGAGAGTCTGGAGACACCAGAGGAGCGCCAAGCCTTGGACTACTCCTACCACCCCAGTCTCACCCAACAGGAGGGGGAGAGGTCTGATCTGCAGACTGACACCCTGCAGGCTTGGAGGTCTAGTGAGGCCATAGGCAGCAGACTAGAGGAGagggagcaacatgttaactctGAATTCTCTCATGGACCAGACACAGATGAGGAGGAAGACACTGTGAGTGATGGTGAGAGGACACTCCAAACCTCTGACAATGAGGCAGCACTACATCAGGAGTCCATCACTGCTGCTCTACACGAACAGtccttattgtgtagtggagagACTGCTAGCAGGGTTCCTGGTGACAGAGAAGCTCTGTCAGAGGTTGAGACCTCCGGGTTGTTGTACGACACAGCTGCTTTCTCAGAAGAGGACACAGAACATGTTGTCACATCTGACACATATCAGCCAGAAACGTTCCTACACAAAGAAGACAACAGGAAGTCTAAACA CTCTGACCCTGTGGAGATCCCTAATTTCTTCCTCTCATCTCACCACATGGAGGCTTCTATGAGAGCGCTACGCATAGCACCTGTCTTCCCCCTGGCCTCTTCTGACCCA AAAAAGAGCTCTCTTAGACATGGGATTCTCTGTCGGCGCGTTCCTCGTCCCAGGCCCAATATACCACCGTCGTCCATGAAGAAAGAAGAGACCAAGAGAATAGCAAAGATATTTGCATCTCATTTTAAAGACTAA